One Mycoavidus sp. B2-EB genomic region harbors:
- a CDS encoding glycosyltransferase family 4 protein, translating into MRIAQIAPLHEAVPPKLYGGTERVVSYLTEALVELGQEVTLFASGDSITAAQLEAVWPQALRLDPNIRDTLAPHLLMLEQVRECAEEFDILHFHLDYYPFSLFSRQATPFLTTLHGRLDLPELQPVFNMFPRAQVVSISDSQRAPLPQANWLSTIYHGLPEKMLMPRPDIKPGYLAFLGRISPEKRVDTAISIAAKCGLPIKIAAKIDKADQAYYEERIAPLMSQPHVEYIGEISEAEKAEFLSGAHALLFPIDWPEPFGLVMIEAMACGTPVIAFKRGSVPEVIEHGVTGFLVNDETEAVAALNRLHTLSRDTVRQQFEARFTAQRMAEGYLAAYERLLHQQRRTVLREVAVG; encoded by the coding sequence ATGCGAATCGCTCAAATTGCACCGTTACACGAGGCGGTGCCCCCCAAATTGTATGGAGGTACAGAACGGGTCGTGTCTTACTTGACAGAAGCCTTAGTTGAGCTGGGCCAAGAAGTGACGTTGTTTGCGAGTGGCGATTCAATCACTGCCGCGCAACTCGAGGCAGTATGGCCGCAAGCGCTGCGTCTAGACCCAAACATTCGCGATACGCTTGCGCCCCATCTGTTGATGCTTGAGCAAGTGCGAGAGTGTGCCGAAGAATTTGATATCCTGCACTTTCATCTTGATTACTATCCTTTTTCACTGTTTAGCCGCCAGGCCACGCCATTTCTAACGACGTTGCATGGGCGCCTGGATTTGCCTGAGCTGCAGCCGGTTTTTAACATGTTTCCGCGCGCTCAGGTCGTGTCTATTTCCGATAGTCAACGCGCGCCACTGCCACAGGCGAATTGGCTGTCAACCATTTATCATGGTTTGCCGGAAAAAATGCTGATGCCTCGCCCTGATATAAAACCCGGCTATTTGGCGTTTCTAGGTCGAATTTCACCTGAAAAGCGGGTTGACACGGCGATTTCAATTGCGGCTAAATGCGGCTTGCCGATTAAAATTGCCGCGAAGATCGACAAAGCGGATCAGGCGTATTACGAAGAACGGATTGCCCCACTGATGTCGCAACCGCACGTCGAATATATCGGGGAGATTTCTGAAGCGGAGAAGGCTGAATTCTTATCTGGCGCACATGCGTTGCTATTTCCGATTGACTGGCCTGAACCATTCGGTTTAGTCATGATTGAGGCGATGGCGTGCGGTACGCCCGTCATCGCGTTTAAGCGCGGTTCAGTTCCCGAAGTTATTGAGCATGGCGTAACCGGCTTTTTAGTCAATGATGAGACGGAGGCGGTCGCTGCGCTGAACCGCTTGCATACATTGTCACGTGATACGGTACGCCAACAATTTGAGGCACGCTTTACCGCGCAACGGATGGCGGAAGGTTATCTTGCTGCTTACGAGCGTCTTTTGCATCAACAACGCCGCACCGTGCTACGCGAAGTGGCGGTAGGTTAA
- a CDS encoding iron transporter, with protein MFTSKIFQFVTVSLLAGAAYSVSAAEYPIGKPQIHANLEIAAVYLQPVTMEPEHGMRKASESDIHLEADIHALKDFPTGFAEGDWIPYLQVKFELTKIKTGQKVQGEFMPMVASDGPHYGDNVKLFGPGEYRLKYFIAPPPATGHMTFGRHVDKETGVGPWFKPFTVEYTFNFAGIGKKGGY; from the coding sequence ATGTTTACATCAAAAATTTTTCAGTTTGTCACCGTCAGCCTTTTAGCCGGCGCAGCCTACTCTGTAAGCGCTGCTGAGTATCCTATCGGCAAACCCCAGATTCACGCTAATCTAGAGATTGCCGCCGTCTATCTGCAACCGGTTACGATGGAGCCGGAACATGGAATGCGCAAAGCCTCCGAATCGGATATTCACTTGGAAGCGGATATCCATGCCCTCAAAGATTTTCCAACGGGTTTCGCTGAAGGGGATTGGATCCCTTATTTGCAGGTGAAATTCGAACTGACGAAAATCAAAACTGGGCAAAAAGTTCAAGGTGAATTCATGCCGATGGTCGCCAGCGATGGGCCACATTACGGTGATAACGTGAAATTGTTTGGTCCGGGCGAATATCGTCTGAAATATTTCATTGCGCCACCACCCGCTACCGGGCATATGACATTTGGTCGGCATGTTGATAAAGAAACCGGAGTTGGGCCTTGGTTTAAGCCATTTACAGTTGAATATACGTTTAATTTTGCTGGCATAGGTAAAAAGGGTGGCTATTAA
- a CDS encoding cupredoxin domain-containing protein: protein MKISLIITLCATAVLALVFTLSNAKRDEAKTKEELLTFELDMADGKLTPSRIEVPANQPIKISITNSGKKAAEFESIQLRKEKVLAPGSKSFVVIKKMAPGEYKFFDDFHQATAQGVIVAR from the coding sequence ATGAAAATTAGTCTTATTATTACTCTGTGCGCGACGGCTGTGCTCGCCCTGGTTTTTACTTTATCGAATGCTAAGCGTGATGAAGCGAAGACGAAAGAAGAATTGCTGACCTTTGAACTGGATATGGCTGACGGGAAGTTGACGCCATCTCGCATTGAAGTACCGGCTAATCAGCCGATTAAAATCTCGATTACCAATTCAGGTAAAAAAGCTGCCGAATTTGAAAGTATTCAACTCCGCAAAGAGAAGGTTCTTGCCCCTGGCTCAAAGTCCTTTGTGGTGATTAAAAAGATGGCGCCGGGAGAATACAAGTTTTTCGATGATTTTCACCAAGCGACGGCGCAAGGGGTGATCGTCGCAAGATAA
- a CDS encoding FTR1 family protein produces MGQVLFVVWRESVEALLIIGILYAWLRNGDKEARQGLSYLWLGIGLGLLAAFALGFALLSFSETLTGEAQDYFQVVMVWIAAVLIVQMVLWMKYHGRTLKQGMEASLQKSTQNAQWWGVALLAALAVAREGSETVIFLYGLGFGKAGYILPSHLAGVLIGFSLAFLTVYLLQLGGKLFSWPVFFRVTEVMLLLLAAGLVQAGVDKLIDKELLPSLIDPVWNTAALLDDTSGLGSLLAALTGYRAYPSLMNVLVYLIYWATILGFMKYKNQRLSTQTPSI; encoded by the coding sequence ATGGGGCAGGTGCTGTTTGTTGTATGGCGTGAAAGTGTTGAAGCGTTACTCATTATTGGCATTTTATATGCATGGTTGCGTAATGGCGATAAAGAGGCGCGGCAGGGATTGTCCTATTTATGGCTAGGCATTGGGCTGGGCCTGTTGGCGGCTTTTGCGCTTGGCTTCGCATTGTTGAGCTTTAGTGAAACGCTTACGGGTGAAGCGCAAGATTATTTTCAAGTTGTCATGGTGTGGATTGCTGCTGTGCTGATTGTGCAGATGGTGCTATGGATGAAATACCATGGGCGCACTTTGAAGCAAGGCATGGAAGCTTCGTTACAGAAAAGCACGCAAAATGCGCAATGGTGGGGCGTCGCATTGCTTGCCGCATTGGCGGTCGCGCGTGAAGGGAGCGAGACCGTGATTTTTCTATACGGGCTAGGTTTTGGCAAAGCAGGATATATTTTGCCTTCTCACCTAGCGGGCGTATTGATTGGTTTTAGTCTGGCTTTTTTAACCGTTTATCTATTGCAATTGGGGGGTAAGCTATTTTCGTGGCCGGTGTTTTTCCGTGTAACCGAAGTGATGTTACTCCTTCTCGCGGCAGGATTAGTCCAAGCCGGAGTTGACAAACTGATCGATAAAGAACTCTTGCCGAGCTTGATTGACCCAGTGTGGAATACGGCAGCGCTATTAGATGATACGAGCGGGTTGGGTTCACTGTTGGCGGCCTTGACAGGTTACCGCGCATACCCGTCATTAATGAATGTGCTGGTGTATCTGATTTACTGGGCTACGATTCTCGGATTCATGAAATATAAAAACCAGCGCCTGTCGACTCAAACTCCGTCAATATGA